From a single Lolium rigidum isolate FL_2022 chromosome 7, APGP_CSIRO_Lrig_0.1, whole genome shotgun sequence genomic region:
- the LOC124675385 gene encoding mitotic checkpoint serine/threonine-protein kinase BUB1-like: protein MVMIERTPGGAAALSSPLGRSTPRVSREGSPPSDPILPYLRSISKAMQELRTNPEFCQAAIEQLKVYVTECIDKYGDDYQYSTDPRLLKIWILYADAICDFDKVYKQLEEKRLFLEHALLYEAYALFLFAKGRVLEADKVYGIGIARKAEPIDHLKKMHIEFLKQLESAVEESNDDAQPKPSKIQKERNVVDPWSESTMDSLMTKINGGGLKKFTGYYKSSKVYSGKVPLTSSLNAVKNKFIELGGRKYQIKGFCGTGAFAKLYKASIDGNSEETVALKVQKPAFPWEFYMYRQLDLRISDIQRPSYGYAHEVHVFADVSLLVCDYLPYGTLLDAINSNLVVGHQMDEVLCIYYTIEMLHMLETLHSVGIIHGDFKPDNMLVCYPSEEITDDTFRSETRTVRSQGICLVDWGRGIDLNLFPAGTEFLGDCRTSGFSCIEMQEDRTWTYQVDTFGLCVIAHMMLHGVALSIEKVKRADGSYMYKPKSPLKRYWNVELWKNLFATLLNTPSSGSDVALLRSLRRSFQEYMCSNWQLVAKLNQLLAKQKASLCSS from the exons ATGGTTATGATCGAGCGGACGccgggaggggcggccgccctCTCCAGTCCGCTCGGGAGGTCCACTCCTAGGGTTTCGCGGGAGGGGTCGCCGCCCTCCGACCCCATCCTCCCTTACCTCAG GTCTATCAGCAAGGCCATGCAGGAGCTCAGGACAAACCCAGAGTTTTGTCAAGCTGCGATTGAGCAGTTAAAGGTTTACGTTACGGAATGCATTGACAAGTATGGGGACGATTACCAGTACTCCACTGATCCCCGCCTTCTGAAGATCTGGATCCTTTAT GCGGATGCAATTTGTGATTTCGACAAGGTGTATAAGCAGTTGGAGGAGAAAAGGTTGTTTTTGGAGCATGCACTGCTCTACGAAGCATATGCACTGTTTTTATTTGCTAAGGGCAGAGTGCTGGAGGCTGATAAGGTGTATGGAATTGGCATTGCCAG AAAAGCTGAGCCCATCGATCATTTGAAGAAGATGCATATTGAATTTTTGAAACAATTGGAGAGTGCTGTAGAAGAATCCAATGATGATGCACAG CCCAAACCGTCTAAAATACAAAAGGAGCGTAATGTGGTCGATCCATGGTCTGAGTCTACTATGGACAGTTTAATGACGAAAATTAATGGTGGTGGCCTCAAGAAGTTCACT GGCTATTATAAGAGCAGCAAGGTCTACTCAGGAAAGGTGCCCTTAACTTCCTCGCTGAATGCTGTAAAAAACAAATTCATCGAGTTAG GTGGCAGGAAGTATCAGATCAAAGGCTTTTGTGGTACTGGTGCTTTTGCTAAATTATACAAAGCTAGTATTGATGGCAACTCGGAAGAAACAGTTGCCTTGAAG GTTCAAAAGCCTGCATTTCCTTGGGAATTTTACATGTACCGCCAGCTTGATTTGAGGATATCTGATATTCAG aGACCAAGCTATGGCTATGCACATGAAGTGCATGTATTTGCTGATGTCAGTTTGTTGGTTTGTGATTACCTGCCATATGGAACTCTTCTG GATGCTATAAATTCCAACTTAGTTGTTGGTCACCAAATGGATGAAGTTCTGTGCATATATTACACTATAGAGATGCTGCACATGCTTGAAACTCTGCACAGTGTTGGCATAATCCACGGCGATTTCAAACCTGACAATATGCTTGTCTGCTACCCAAG CGAAGAAATCACAGATGATACCTTCAGAAGCGAAACGAGAACTGTGCGGAGTCAG GGTATTTGTCTTGTTGACTGGGGCCGGGGCATTGATCTAAATCTATTCCCAGCCGGCACGGAGTTCCTTGGTGATTGTCGAACGTCAGGGTTCAGCTGTATCGAGATGCAAGAGGACAGAACCTGGACGTATCAG GTCGACACTTTCGGTCTGTGCGTCATTGCACACATGATGCTACACGGGGTAGCCTTGAGCATCGAGAAGGTGAAAAGGGCTGATGGAAGCTACATGTACAAGCCAAAATCGCCGCTCAAAAG GTACTGGAACGTTGAGCTGTGGAAGAACCTCTTTGCCACGCTGCTCAACACGCCGTCCAGCGGGAGCGACGTGGCCCTTCTGAGGAGCCTCCGGAGATCGTTCCAGGAGTACATGTGCAGCAACTGGCAGCTGGTCGCGAAGCTGAACCAACTGCTGGCGAAGCAGAAGGCCTCCCTGTGCTCATCCTGA